The following proteins are co-located in the Paludibaculum fermentans genome:
- a CDS encoding c-type cytochrome yields the protein MFRHIKAFAFLAVVAASSTFADPPRTVKPVAPESGPESGNGLFKSYCASCHGLQGKGDGPAAAAMRMKPTDLTQLARRGNGVFPGARLEKILGGADTITAHGGRQMPVWGPSLSVAGTSDARTARRVRNLIAYIQSIQDKAK from the coding sequence ATGTTCCGTCACATCAAAGCGTTCGCATTCCTAGCGGTCGTTGCGGCCAGCAGTACTTTCGCCGACCCGCCGCGCACGGTCAAACCCGTCGCGCCGGAGTCCGGCCCGGAATCGGGTAACGGGCTCTTCAAGTCTTATTGCGCCTCCTGCCATGGCCTGCAGGGCAAAGGCGATGGTCCGGCGGCGGCGGCCATGCGGATGAAACCCACGGATCTCACCCAACTCGCCCGGCGCGGCAATGGAGTATTTCCGGGCGCACGCCTGGAGAAGATCCTGGGCGGCGCCGACACGATCACCGCGCATGGCGGCCGGCAAATGCCCGTCTGGGGCCCCTCACTCTCCGTGGCCGGCACCAGCGATGCGCGCACCGCCCGGCGGGTTCGAAACCTGATCGCGTACATCCAGTCCATCCAGGACAAAGCCAAGTAA
- a CDS encoding Hfq-like protein — protein MESPNRRLIRPPLAEPKERASSSARSSALQKKQAPPDTTNAENFYYVKQMQSKTPVVIVLQDGEELNGVLEWYDKNCLKLTRDEGPNLLVYKSYIKYIYKQEG, from the coding sequence TTGGAGTCCCCCAATCGCCGACTGATTCGTCCGCCTTTAGCTGAACCGAAAGAGAGGGCATCGAGCAGTGCGCGTTCTTCCGCCCTCCAGAAGAAACAGGCTCCCCCCGACACCACCAACGCCGAGAACTTCTATTACGTCAAACAGATGCAGTCGAAGACCCCCGTGGTCATCGTGCTGCAGGACGGGGAAGAGCTGAATGGCGTGCTCGAGTGGTATGACAAGAACTGCCTCAAGCTGACGCGGGACGAGGGGCCGAATCTGCTCGTCTATAAGTCGTACATCAAGTACATCTATAAGCAGGAAGGGTAA
- a CDS encoding acyl-CoA thioesterase yields MEGRPIRESASELSEFALPIYANPLGNLLGGRIMHLVDLAAATAAMRHARGPVVTASVDYMTFLFPIQIGQLLTLRASVNRVFKTSMEVGVKVLVEDLTTGEIRHTNSSYLTFVGLSPEGKPRVIPQAIPETEVEIHRWEQAGERRKQRLELRARILEREKEREKENEGGRG; encoded by the coding sequence ACTGTCCGAGTTCGCTTTACCGATCTACGCCAATCCGCTGGGCAACCTGCTGGGCGGGCGTATCATGCATCTCGTGGACCTGGCGGCCGCCACTGCGGCCATGCGCCACGCCCGGGGTCCCGTGGTGACCGCCTCGGTCGATTACATGACTTTTCTGTTTCCCATCCAGATCGGGCAGTTGCTGACGCTCCGAGCCAGTGTGAACCGCGTCTTCAAGACCTCGATGGAGGTAGGCGTCAAGGTCCTGGTGGAAGATCTGACGACGGGCGAGATCCGCCATACAAATTCGTCCTATTTGACGTTCGTGGGCCTTTCACCGGAAGGTAAGCCACGGGTAATCCCGCAGGCTATTCCTGAGACAGAGGTAGAGATTCACCGCTGGGAGCAGGCGGGCGAACGGCGGAAGCAACGGCTGGAACTGCGCGCAAGGATCCTGGAGAGGGAGAAGGAGCGGGAGAAGGAGAACGAAGGCGGGCGGGGGTAG